The following nucleotide sequence is from Longimicrobiaceae bacterium.
GGCGGTATAGATGGGCGGTTCGGGAGATGGGTCGCTGCGGAAAGGTGCCCCCTCCCCCGGCCCCTCCCCCGCAAGCGGGAGAGGGGGAACTGCTTGGGGCGTAAGCGGTTATAGTGTCGTGGAGGGTCCCTGCGGCGTTCGATCCATCGTCGAGGCGGGCATGGCATCTCCCGAAGAGCAGCTGGAAGAGTTTCTCGCGAAGTACGATCCTGCTGTCGCCCAGGAGGTCCGCGAGGCACACGGGAAGATGCGGGCGCGGCTGCCGGGCGCGGTGGAGATGGTGTACGACAACTACAACGCGCTCGTGATCGGCTTCTCGCCCGATGAGAAGCCGTCGCACGCCGTCTTCTCGCTGGCCGCCTTCCCGGGCTGGGTGACGCTGTGCTTCCTCCAGGGCGCCGGCCTGCCGGACCCAGACGGTCTGCTCCAGGGCAGCGGCAACGTGGTGCGCAACGTAAGGCTCCAGCCGCTGGAACGGCTCGACTCGCCTCCGGTACGCGCGCTGATGGACGCCGCCCTCGCCTCCGCCCCCGTCCCGTTCGACGAAACGCAGCCGAGCCGCCTCCTCATCAAGTCCATCTCCGCCAAGCAGCGCCCCCGCCGCCGCCCCTGAAGCCGCGGTGATATTGCGGACTCCCGGCAACCCGTCCCAGCATCAAAGCATCACGCCCCAACCCAACTCGCCACGCGCTCCCAAGCCCGGAACTCGCCCCAACCAGGCTCCCCTCCCCCAGGCAGTTTTGGGGGAGGGGCTGGGGGAGGGGGCCCTCCCCGCCACCTCAAACCAGCCCCGCATCCATGCCGCCCTCGCTCCTCCGGTCCGTCCCGAGCAAGCTCCTCGCTGCCACGGCCGCCGTCCTCGCCGGCTGCGCGCCGTCCATGGCCCGCACACCGCCGAGCATCCCGCCGGCGTCCGTGCCTGTCGCGACCGAGCCTGCGCGCATCTCGCCCGTCTACGACCTGCTCATCCGCGGCGGGCGCATCATCGACGGGACGGGGAGCCCGTGGTACCGCGGGGATGTGGCGATCCGCGGTGACCGCATCGCCGCGGTGGGGCTGATGCCGGGCGCCGAGGCGCGCGACACCATCGACGCGACGGGGCTGATCGTGGCTCCCGGGTTCATCGACATGCTGGGGCACTCGGAGTACCCGCTGCTGCGCGACGGGCGCGCCGTGTCCAAGATCACGCAGGGCATCACCAGCGAGATCACGGGCGAGGTGAGCAGCGTGGTGCCCGTGAACGCCAACACCCTGCGCGAGCTGGGCAGCGACGCGCGGCCCACGGTGGACTGGACGGACCTGGACGGCTACTTCCGCTCGCTGGAGCGGCACGGCACGGCCATCAACCTGGGCACCTTCGTCACCGTCGGCTCCGTGCGCCGCTACGCGATGGGCGACGCGGATCGCCCGGCCACGCCCGTGGAGATGGACACCATGCGCGGCCAGATCGCCATCGCCATGCGGCAGGGTGCGATGGGCCTCTCCACGGGCCTCATCTACGCCCCCGCCTCGTTCGCATCGACCGACGAGGTGGCGGAGCTGGCGCGCGTGGCGGGCGCGTACGGCGGCGGCTACGCCACGCACATGCGCTCCGAGGGCGATCACCTCGTGGAGGCCATCAACGAGGCCGTCACCATCGGCCAGCGGGCGGGCACGTGGGTGGAGATCCACCACCTCAAGGCGTCGGGCAAGCCCAACTGGGGGAAGATGAGGGATGCGGTCGCCGCCATCGAGGCCGCCCGCGCGCGCGGCATCGACGTGTCGGCGGACCAGTATCCCTACGCCGCGTCGGGCACCAACCTGGACGCCATCATCCCCAACTGGGCCCACGCCGGAGGCCGCGACTCGCTCTTGGCGCGCATGCGCGATCCCGCGACGCGCGCCCGCATCCGCGCGGAGCTGACCACCGGCGGCACGGACTGGAACATCGGCGCGAGCAGCGGCGGGCCGCACGGCGTGATGATCTCGGACGTGGGGGTGGACTCGCTGCGGCACTATCAGGGCATGCGGCTGGACGAGGTGGCCGCCGCGCGCGGGCAGGAGGTGGCAGACGCGCTGATGGACCTGCTGATCGCGGACAGCTCGTCCACCGGCGCGACGTACTTCTCCATGAGCGAGGAAGACATCGAGCTGGCGATGCGGCAGCCGTGGGTGAGCGTGGGCATCGATGCCGGCGCCCGCGCGGCCGATTCCACCGTGAAGGAGATGCCGCACCCGCGCGCGTACGGCTCGTTCCCGCGCATCCTCTGCCGCTACGTGCGCGAGCGGCACGTGATCACGCTGGAAGACGCGGTGCGCAAGTTCACCGCGCTGCCCGCCCAGCGCGTGGGCCTGGACGACCGCGGCGTGGTGAAGCAGGGGATGTTCGCCGATCTCACCCTCTTCGACCCCGCCACCGTCTGCGACCGCGCCACCTTCGAGAACCCCGTGCAGACCTCCGTCGGCATCCGTCACGTGATCGTCAACGGCGTCCCCGTGGTCCGTAACGGCACGCCTACCGGCGCGAAGCCCGGCCGCGGCCTGCGCCACCGCGTCCCCGCATCCCTCGTCACACCGGTGCGCTGAGCGCGAGCGCGAACCTGGCGGGGGTATGAAACCCCCGGCTGGGAACTGCGGTCGTCCTGCGGACGAGGTCCCCACCGCGCGCACCCACCCCGCTTAACTCGCACCCCCCACAGCGCGCAGCGCGAGCCGCCGAACGCCCAACTGCGAGGGCGCATCGGTAGAGCACGGAAGCCGCGTCACTTGTGGAAGCAGTGCCCTCCCCCGCTTGCGGGGGAGGGCAGGCGAGTTTTACGAGCCGGGTGAGGGCCCCGCCGATCTCCCCGCCCCGCGATGCTCTCCTTCCGATTCGGCTCCGCACGCCGAGATTCCAACGAAAGAATCCGGAGGACGAGAGGCGTCCGGGCTGTTATCTTCAGCCCATGAAACTCGCGCACGACTACATGATGGAGCGGTTCTACGCCAGCGACCGCTCGGCAAACGGCCAGTTCATAACCGGCGTGCTGACGACGGGCATCTACTGCTTGCCGAGCTGCACCGCGCGGAAGCCCAAGCCCGAGAACGTCCGCTTCTTCGCCGGCGAGGACGACGCGCGCGGGGCCGGCCTGCGCCCTTGCCGCCGCTGCCGCCCCAACGACTTCTACCGCGACTACGACCCGGACCTGCACCTGCTGGAGACGCTGGCGGCAGACGTGCGGAAGCGCCCCGCGGACTTCGCGGACGCGGGCGACATGGTCGCGGCATCCGGCATCGGCGCGACGAAGCTGCACGAGCTCTTCCGGCGGCACCACCACACCACGCCCGCGGCCTTCCTCGCTCGCGAGCGCGTGGCCGCCGCGCGCCGCCTGCTCCGGGATCCTGCGCCCACATCTACCGAAGTCGCGTTCGCCGCCGGCTTCGAAAGCATCTCGGCCTTCCACGAGAACTTCCGCAAGCTCACCGGGCTCACCCCCGGCGAGTACCGGCGGCTGGGCGAGCGCCCCGGCTTCACGCTCGCGCTGCCGGAGAATTATCTAGCTTCGTACACGCTGGGGATGCTGGGCCGCGACGGCCTCAGCCTCACCGAGGGCGTGGCGGGGAGCGAGGCGGTCAAGGCGGTACTGCTCCCGTCCGGCCCCGCGCGGCTGCACCTCGAATTCCGCGGCGGCGCGGTGGACGTGGCGGTCCGCTCCGCATCTCCCGTCTCGCCCGCGGACGTGCGGGAGGCGCACCGGATGGTGGTGCGGATGCTGGGCCTCGCCGCCGATCCGGCGCCGTTCGAGCGGCGGGTGGAGAAGGACGGGCTCGCGCGCCTGGCCGCCGGCCGCGATGGGCTGCGCATCACCCAGTCGCCCACCGTGTTCGAGGGCCTGGTGTGGTCCATCGTGGGGCAGCAGGTGAACCTCGCGTTCGCGTACGCGCTCCGCCGCGCGCTGGTGGAGACGTGCGGCTTGCCCGCGGGCGAGGGGATGTTCGCGCATCCATCCCCCCAAGCCGTGTCGGCGGTCGGCTACGACACGCTGACGGCGCGGCAGTATTCGCGGCGCAAGGCGGAGTACGTGGTCGACACCGCCCGCGCGGTCGCCACGGGCGAGCTGCAGGTGGAGGGCTTCCCCGACGAGCCCGCCACGCAGGTGGAGCGGCGGCTGCTGGCGGTGCGGGGGATCGGACCCTGGTCCGCGAACTACGTGATGATGCGCGCCTGCGGGTTCGCGGACTGCGTGCCGGTGGGCGACACCGGCCTCACCATGGCGCTCATGCGCTTCTTCGGGATGGACCACCGCCCCGGCCCGGCCGAGACGATCGCGCTCATGGAGCCGTTCGCCCCGTTCCGCAGCCTGGCCACTCACCACCTCTGGATGACGCTGGGAGAGCCCGCATGACCATTCACGCACAGCAGTTCCCGACCCCGCTCGGCCCCATGCTCGCCGCCGTGGACGACGCCGGCAGCGTGCTCCGCCTCGCTTTCCTGGGCGGCCGCGACGCGCAGTCCCTCGCGCGCGAAGGCGCCCGCCGCAACGAGGCGGTGGAGTGGGACGACGGCAGATGCGCGGCCGTCGTCGCGCAGGTGGAGGAATACTTCGCGGGCCAGCGCCGCGACTTCGACCTGCCGCTGGCGCCGCGCGGCTCGGATTTCCAGCAGCGCGTGTGGGCCGAGCTGGTGCGCATTCCGTACGGCGCCACCATCAGCTACGGCGAGCTGGCGCGCCGCGTGGGCAACCCCGCCGCCTCGCGCGCCGTGGGCCGCGCCAACGCGACGAACCCCATCCCCGTGATCGTGCCCTGCCACCGCGTGATCGGCGCCAACGGCACCCTCACGGGCTATGCGGGCGGCGTGGACCTCAAGCACGGCCTGCTGCACCTCGAGGGCGCCCTGCCCGCCGAGCAGCCCACGCTCGCCGTCGCCTGACCGGAGCGCGAGGAACGCTGGAACTGTGGGTGCGATCCATCGCAGCCGATCCGCTACCGTAGCGCAGATGGCGGGGCATCCGCATCATTCCGCGGGTGCCCCGCCGTGCATCTACCGGCGACGCTGCATGTTCGACGATGCAGGTCCGCGACGCACGTCCGACGCTTCGAGACGACCACGGTTGATGAGGATCAGAATGACGGATACGACGGATCGCGACGACACGCCCGAAGAGACTCTGGACCCCGCGAGCTGGGACGACTTCCGCGCGCTCGCCCACCGCATGGTGGACGACACGCTGGACCACCTTTCCACACTGCGCGACCAGCCCGCGTGGCAGCCGATGCCGCCGGATGTTCGCGGCTCGTTCGCGGAGCCGCTGCCGTGGGACGGCGAGGGCGAGGAAGCGGCGTACGGAGAGTTCGTCGCGCGCGTGCTGCCGTACCCCAACGGCAACCTGCACCCGCGCTTCTGGGGATGGGTGCAGGGCAACGGCACGCCCATGGGGATGATGGCGGACATGCTCGCCGCGGCCATGAACCCGCACATGGCCGGCTTCAACCAGGCGCCCGCGCTGGTGGAGAAGCAGGTGATCGCCTGGCTCGCCGAGCTGATGGGCTTTCCGAGCACCGCCAGCGGCATCCTGGTGAGCGGCGGGACGATGGCGAGCATCGTCGCGCTAGCGGTGGCGCGCCAGGCGAAGGCGGGCTGGGATGTGCGCGCGGAAGGCCTGCACGGCGACCGGCCGCGCCTGCTCGTGTACGGCGCGAGCGAGACCCACAGCTGGATCACGAAGGGCACCGAGCTGCTGGGGATGGGCCGCGGCGCCTTCCGGCCGATCGCGGTGGATGCCGAATACCGCATCGACCTGGCGGCGCTGGCGGAGGCGGTGCGGGCGGACCGCGAGGCTGGGCATCGCCCCTTCTGCGTGGTCGGCACGGCTGGCACGGTGAACACCGGCGCGACGGACGACCTGCGCGCCCTCGCCGCCTTCTGCCGCGACGAAGGGCTGTGGTTCCACGTGGACGGTGCGTTCGGCGCGATGGCGCGGCTCTCCGAGAGCCTGCGCCCGCTGGTGGCCGGGATCGAGGAGGCTGACTCCGTGGGCTTCGACCTGCACAAATGGGGATCGCTGCCGTTCGAGTGCGCCTGCGTGCTGGTGCGCGACGAGGCGGCGCACCGCGGCGCCTTCGCCACGGCGGCCAGCTACCTCGCGCCCGCCGAGCGCGGCGTGATCGCGGGCGGGCTGCCGTTCGCCGAGCGTGGCGTGGAGCTGACGCGCGGCTTCAAGGCGCTGAAAGTGTGGATGTCGTTCAAGGCGCACGGCGTGGGCGCCATCGCCCGCATGATCGAGCAGAACGTGCGGCAGGCGCGCTATCTCGGGGATCTCATCGGGCGTACGCCGGGGCTGGAGCTTCTCGCGCCCATCAGCCTCAACATCGTCTGCTTCCGCTATGCGCCCGAAGGCGTTTCCGACGCCGACGCGGACCGCATCAACGAAGAGATCCTGCTGCGCATCCAGGAGCAGGGCATCGCGGTCCCATCGTCCACGCGCATCCACGGCCGCTTCGCCATCCGCGTCGCGAACGTGAACCACCGCAGCCGCCGCGAAGACTTCGACGCGCTGGTGGATGCCGTGCTCCGCATCGGCGCGGAGGTCAGTGCTGGGCGGTGAGGGTGCGGTGGAAGCTCGTGTGTTCGTGGGAGATGTGCGTCCGCGCGGTCTGTGCTGGGGATGAAGAGAGGCGTCGTGATAGTCATCTCCGAATCTCCCGCATCCCCCGCCGATCATCTCCCGAGAG
It contains:
- a CDS encoding pyridoxal-dependent decarboxylase gives rise to the protein MTDTTDRDDTPEETLDPASWDDFRALAHRMVDDTLDHLSTLRDQPAWQPMPPDVRGSFAEPLPWDGEGEEAAYGEFVARVLPYPNGNLHPRFWGWVQGNGTPMGMMADMLAAAMNPHMAGFNQAPALVEKQVIAWLAELMGFPSTASGILVSGGTMASIVALAVARQAKAGWDVRAEGLHGDRPRLLVYGASETHSWITKGTELLGMGRGAFRPIAVDAEYRIDLAALAEAVRADREAGHRPFCVVGTAGTVNTGATDDLRALAAFCRDEGLWFHVDGAFGAMARLSESLRPLVAGIEEADSVGFDLHKWGSLPFECACVLVRDEAAHRGAFATAASYLAPAERGVIAGGLPFAERGVELTRGFKALKVWMSFKAHGVGAIARMIEQNVRQARYLGDLIGRTPGLELLAPISLNIVCFRYAPEGVSDADADRINEEILLRIQEQGIAVPSSTRIHGRFAIRVANVNHRSRREDFDALVDAVLRIGAEVSAGR
- a CDS encoding DUF1801 domain-containing protein; amino-acid sequence: MASPEEQLEEFLAKYDPAVAQEVREAHGKMRARLPGAVEMVYDNYNALVIGFSPDEKPSHAVFSLAAFPGWVTLCFLQGAGLPDPDGLLQGSGNVVRNVRLQPLERLDSPPVRALMDAALASAPVPFDETQPSRLLIKSISAKQRPRRRP
- a CDS encoding D-aminoacylase; amino-acid sequence: MPVATEPARISPVYDLLIRGGRIIDGTGSPWYRGDVAIRGDRIAAVGLMPGAEARDTIDATGLIVAPGFIDMLGHSEYPLLRDGRAVSKITQGITSEITGEVSSVVPVNANTLRELGSDARPTVDWTDLDGYFRSLERHGTAINLGTFVTVGSVRRYAMGDADRPATPVEMDTMRGQIAIAMRQGAMGLSTGLIYAPASFASTDEVAELARVAGAYGGGYATHMRSEGDHLVEAINEAVTIGQRAGTWVEIHHLKASGKPNWGKMRDAVAAIEAARARGIDVSADQYPYAASGTNLDAIIPNWAHAGGRDSLLARMRDPATRARIRAELTTGGTDWNIGASSGGPHGVMISDVGVDSLRHYQGMRLDEVAAARGQEVADALMDLLIADSSSTGATYFSMSEEDIELAMRQPWVSVGIDAGARAADSTVKEMPHPRAYGSFPRILCRYVRERHVITLEDAVRKFTALPAQRVGLDDRGVVKQGMFADLTLFDPATVCDRATFENPVQTSVGIRHVIVNGVPVVRNGTPTGAKPGRGLRHRVPASLVTPVR
- a CDS encoding methylated-DNA--[protein]-cysteine S-methyltransferase, with protein sequence MTIHAQQFPTPLGPMLAAVDDAGSVLRLAFLGGRDAQSLAREGARRNEAVEWDDGRCAAVVAQVEEYFAGQRRDFDLPLAPRGSDFQQRVWAELVRIPYGATISYGELARRVGNPAASRAVGRANATNPIPVIVPCHRVIGANGTLTGYAGGVDLKHGLLHLEGALPAEQPTLAVA
- a CDS encoding Ada metal-binding domain-containing protein, whose translation is MKLAHDYMMERFYASDRSANGQFITGVLTTGIYCLPSCTARKPKPENVRFFAGEDDARGAGLRPCRRCRPNDFYRDYDPDLHLLETLAADVRKRPADFADAGDMVAASGIGATKLHELFRRHHHTTPAAFLARERVAAARRLLRDPAPTSTEVAFAAGFESISAFHENFRKLTGLTPGEYRRLGERPGFTLALPENYLASYTLGMLGRDGLSLTEGVAGSEAVKAVLLPSGPARLHLEFRGGAVDVAVRSASPVSPADVREAHRMVVRMLGLAADPAPFERRVEKDGLARLAAGRDGLRITQSPTVFEGLVWSIVGQQVNLAFAYALRRALVETCGLPAGEGMFAHPSPQAVSAVGYDTLTARQYSRRKAEYVVDTARAVATGELQVEGFPDEPATQVERRLLAVRGIGPWSANYVMMRACGFADCVPVGDTGLTMALMRFFGMDHRPGPAETIALMEPFAPFRSLATHHLWMTLGEPA